The DNA segment GAACGCCAGCGCTCTCATCGCCGGTTTGTTCACTGTGGACACCAGCACGAGCGCGTGCACCCTGCTGGGGAGCAGGGCGGCGGCCGGTTCGGGGCGTAGTTCGTCGGTGATCCGCCGGTAGTGCCGGTGAATAGCGCGCATCAACAGGAACAGGAGGGGGATCGCGATCACGACGAGGTAGGCGCCGTGAGTGAACTTGGTGAGCAGCACGACGACGAGTACGACACCGGTGAAACAGGCGCCGAAGGCGTTGATGAACCTGGCTCTGTGCATGCGGCGCCGCTCGGCGGGATCCTCGGTGCGCGCGAGTTCGCGGTTCCAGTGCCTGACCATTCCGGCCTGGCAGAGCGTGAACGACGTGAACACGCCGACGATGTAGAGCTGGATGAGCCGGGTCGTCGAACCGTCGAAGGCGTAGATCAGCACGGCCGCGATCGCGGCCAGCGCGATGATGCCGTTGGAGAAGGTGAGCCGGTCGCCGCGCGTGAGCAACTGGCGGGGGAGGAACCGGTCTCTGGCCAGAATCGAGCCGAGCAAAGGAAAACCGTTGAAGGCCGTGTTGGCGGCGAGCACCAGAATGAGCGCCGCGGTCGCCTGCAACAGATAGAACAGCACACTGGTGTCGCCGCCGAACACGGCGGCGGCGATCTGCGCGATGACGGTCCGCTGTGCCTCGGTCGTGCAGTCGCCGGGAAAACCGACGAGATCGCACGGATTCTCGGCGACCTTGACCTGCGCCACGAGTGCCAGCACGGTGATGCCGGCGAACATCACGATGGAAAGCAGGCCCATCGCCGCCATGGTGGCCGCCGCGTTGCGCCCCTTGGGTTTGCGGAAAGCGGGCACCCCGTTGGAGATCGCTTCCGCGCCGGTCAGCGCGGTGCAGCCGGACGAGAAGGCGCGCAGCACCAGGAAGGCCACCGCGAACCAGGTGAGGCCGACCTGCTCGGCCTTGATGTCCCAGTCCGCGCTCTCGGCGACGGGAGGCGAGCCTGCCGCGGTCCT comes from the Prauserella marina genome and includes:
- a CDS encoding APC family permease translates to MASPASVLKRLLLGRPFRSDRLGHELLPKRLALPIFASDPLSSVTYATQEILLILSLGGIAFLHLAPWVAMAVVVLLAVVVLSYRQVVQAYPSGGGSYEVASRNLGRSAGLVVAGALLVDYIMTVAVSVAAGVDNVISAIPELNAYRVPLNIALIVVLTAVNLRGVRESGRAFAVPTYLFVGCVFIMIVVGLARTAAGSPPVAESADWDIKAEQVGLTWFAVAFLVLRAFSSGCTALTGAEAISNGVPAFRKPKGRNAAATMAAMGLLSIVMFAGITVLALVAQVKVAENPCDLVGFPGDCTTEAQRTVIAQIAAAVFGGDTSVLFYLLQATAALILVLAANTAFNGFPLLGSILARDRFLPRQLLTRGDRLTFSNGIIALAAIAAVLIYAFDGSTTRLIQLYIVGVFTSFTLCQAGMVRHWNRELARTEDPAERRRMHRARFINAFGACFTGVVLVVVLLTKFTHGAYLVVIAIPLLFLLMRAIHRHYRRITDELRPEPAAALLPSRVHALVLVSTVNKPAMRALAFARATKPDTLTAITINVNDEDTRQLRRQWEERGIEVPLKVLESPYREVTRPILGYIKHLRDKQSRTLVSVYVPEYVVGHWWENLLHNQSALRLKGRLLFEPDVMVTSVPWQLDSSGRRDPHKVRRHPGDVRRGIPPDAGN